Proteins co-encoded in one Azospirillum humicireducens genomic window:
- a CDS encoding ABC transporter permease subunit has protein sequence MGVVLGVALAAGIVQARTLESSLMPWVIASQTVPILAIAPMIVVILGNMGFTGLLPKAIIAMYLCFFPITIGMVKGLRSAEATTCAS, from the coding sequence ATGGGGGTGGTTCTGGGGGTGGCGCTGGCGGCGGGAATCGTCCAGGCGCGCACGCTGGAATCGAGCCTGATGCCCTGGGTCATCGCCTCGCAGACCGTGCCGATCCTGGCGATTGCGCCGATGATCGTGGTGATCCTCGGCAATATGGGCTTCACCGGCCTGCTGCCCAAGGCGATCATCGCCATGTATCTGTGCTTCTTCCCGATCACCATCGGCATGGTGAAAGGGCTGCGCTCCGCCGAAGCCACGACCTGCGCCAGCC
- a CDS encoding GntR family transcriptional regulator — translation MDSNAGDMTLADATAPARRRRRRPASATARPANRGATVSGTIYRDLRDDIVSLRRKPGEPLIEKEVADTYGVSRTPVREAMLKLADEGLVEVFPQSGTFVARIPLSALPEAIAIRRALEEATVRYAAEQATGSQVARLRANLELQREMEEAGNFDGFHEADEEFHALLAEISGYPGFWTVTQQVKRQVDRYRHLTLPVAGRMKKALAEHGAVVEAIAARDPDRAVAELRRHLTDLQLGIADVQRTNPHYFTN, via the coding sequence ATGGACTCCAACGCGGGCGATATGACTCTGGCGGATGCGACCGCTCCGGCGCGCCGCCGCCGCCGCCGGCCCGCCAGCGCCACCGCAAGGCCGGCCAACCGCGGCGCCACCGTGTCGGGCACCATCTACCGCGACCTGCGCGACGACATCGTTTCACTGCGCCGCAAGCCGGGCGAACCGCTGATCGAGAAGGAAGTGGCGGATACCTATGGCGTCAGCCGCACCCCGGTGCGCGAGGCGATGCTGAAGCTCGCCGACGAAGGGCTGGTGGAGGTGTTCCCGCAATCCGGCACCTTCGTCGCCCGCATCCCGCTCAGCGCCCTGCCCGAGGCCATCGCCATCCGCCGCGCGCTGGAGGAGGCGACGGTGCGCTATGCCGCCGAACAGGCGACCGGCAGCCAGGTCGCCCGCCTGCGCGCCAACCTGGAACTGCAGCGGGAAATGGAGGAGGCCGGCAATTTCGACGGCTTCCACGAGGCCGACGAGGAGTTCCATGCGCTGCTGGCGGAGATATCCGGCTATCCCGGCTTCTGGACGGTGACCCAGCAGGTGAAGCGGCAGGTCGACCGCTACCGCCACCTGACCCTTCCGGTCGCCGGCCGGATGAAGAAGGCCCTTGCCGAACATGGCGCCGTCGTCGAGGCCATCGCCGCCCGCGATCCCGACCGTGCCGTCGCCGAACTGCGCCGTCACCTGACCGACCTTCAGCTGGGCATCGCCGACGTCCAGCGGACCAATCCCCACTATTTCACCAACTGA
- a CDS encoding ABC transporter substrate-binding protein: MKTLASAVLLAATALTGLAGWGAPAAAADPLTLQLKWVTQAQFAGYYVAAAKGFYKDAGLDVTIKAGGPDINPTQIIAAGGADVIVDWMPSALASREKGVPLVNIAQMFQKSGMMLTCRKDANIKDPKDFKGNTLGVWFSGNEYPFLSWMSKLGYSTSGSNPDVKVLKQGFNVDPLLQKQAACISTMTYNEYWQLIEAGMKASELTVFKYQDQGVATLEDGLYATEKSLSDPKTVEKLAKFVKASAKGWEYAAKNQAEAVKIVLENDTTGAQTEEHQTTMMQEVAKLIEGGAKGTGYLDPADFDRTVGILMSGASAPVISKKPEGAYSHAVFDAAAKL, translated from the coding sequence ATGAAGACCCTTGCCTCCGCCGTCCTGCTCGCCGCCACCGCGCTCACCGGCCTCGCCGGCTGGGGTGCGCCGGCCGCCGCCGCCGATCCGCTGACTCTGCAGCTGAAATGGGTCACCCAGGCCCAGTTCGCCGGCTATTACGTCGCCGCGGCCAAGGGCTTCTACAAGGACGCCGGGCTGGACGTCACCATCAAGGCCGGTGGCCCCGACATCAACCCGACCCAGATCATCGCCGCCGGCGGCGCCGACGTGATCGTCGACTGGATGCCGTCGGCGCTGGCCAGCCGGGAAAAGGGCGTGCCGCTGGTCAACATCGCCCAGATGTTCCAGAAGTCCGGCATGATGCTGACCTGCCGCAAGGACGCCAACATCAAGGATCCGAAGGACTTCAAGGGCAACACGCTGGGCGTCTGGTTCTCCGGCAACGAATATCCGTTCCTGTCCTGGATGAGCAAGCTGGGCTATTCCACCTCCGGCTCCAACCCCGACGTGAAGGTGCTGAAGCAGGGCTTCAACGTCGATCCGCTGCTGCAGAAGCAGGCGGCCTGCATCTCCACCATGACCTACAACGAATATTGGCAGCTGATCGAGGCCGGCATGAAGGCCAGCGAGTTGACCGTCTTCAAATATCAGGACCAGGGCGTCGCGACGCTGGAGGACGGTCTCTACGCCACCGAAAAATCGCTGTCCGATCCCAAGACGGTGGAGAAGCTGGCGAAGTTCGTCAAAGCCTCGGCCAAGGGCTGGGAATATGCCGCCAAGAACCAGGCTGAGGCGGTGAAGATCGTGCTGGAGAACGACACCACCGGCGCCCAGACCGAGGAACACCAGACCACCATGATGCAGGAGGTCGCCAAGCTGATCGAGGGCGGCGCCAAGGGCACCGGCTATCTCGACCCGGCCGATTTCGACCGCACCGTCGGCATCCTGATGTCGGGCGCGTCGGCGCCGGTGATCTCCAAGAAGCCGGAGGGCGCCTACAGCCACGCGGTGTTCGACGCGGCGGCGAAGCTGTAA
- a CDS encoding penicillin acylase family protein, producing MLRRSLIRAGETCAFHLRAALARALSRPAPPPAAPPPAGYPPHPTQQPPVQYPGVSHPGVPYPQQPVAPPIPPYAGQPAYGTQPPYAPPPPNRPRLRLPRGRWGKVAAVAGVLVLLPPVALLGTYLWMRAQQPQTSGTVAIPGSGAPAEIVRDDRGVVHIFAATERDAYRALGYAHAQDRLWQMETMRRAGAGRLAELIGVKYGDFALRSDRLMRTLGVRRSAEAMAATLSPDARAAFDAYAEGVNAYLETRSEALPLEFQLLRHTPEPWTVADSLVWAKLMALQLSANYRDELFRSRVLERLSPQQIDDLFPSDLPGAPTTLAGELRGMDMRDMVRRTLAALPQMGFDTASNEWVLTGARTTTGKPILANDPHLGLEAPILWYLARIVTPGFTSAGATVPGVPLTILGHNGKVAWGFTTTHSDTQDLFVEKPVPQDPSRYLTPDGSEPFETRAETIAIAGEPSQTLTVRSTRHGPVISDLDAPPAGGAAPGGPVLALSFPGLADDDTSAEALYRLNHAATAEAARDALRLHVAPQQNVVYADVTGEVGFITPGRVPIRRKGDGRVPVPGWTGEYDWTGFLPYYALPQAVNPPSGQFVNANNAVVGHDYPYRLATDWPDPSRAKRIVEMLGAGRHSVEDVARQQMDIISLPARDFLPELLKYPTPPGLASDAAALLRGWDGRMDRERPEPLIFTMWLRELVRAVFADELGADFAAYWDLRPEALRRVIHDRPDWCDDVTTAQKESCADMIGRSLETAVATLAERHGSRPKSWRWGDDHKADLSHRMLGRLPVIGGMADVSVETDGDFFTVNRGSTTIRSSTNPFRHVHGAGFRAVYDLADLDNSRFVIATGQSGNIWSRHWGDLVEMWRDGGALRLAGDRGTLISAGAEVLTLTPRNTGTRNE from the coding sequence ATGCTGCGCCGTTCCCTGATCCGCGCCGGCGAGACCTGCGCTTTCCATCTCCGCGCCGCCCTGGCGCGTGCGCTGTCCCGCCCCGCCCCGCCACCTGCCGCGCCTCCCCCCGCCGGCTATCCGCCGCACCCGACGCAGCAGCCACCGGTCCAGTATCCGGGCGTGTCCCATCCCGGCGTTCCCTATCCGCAACAGCCCGTTGCGCCCCCCATTCCGCCCTATGCCGGTCAGCCGGCCTACGGCACGCAGCCGCCCTATGCCCCGCCTCCGCCGAACCGGCCGCGCTTGCGGCTGCCGCGCGGGCGCTGGGGCAAGGTCGCGGCGGTGGCGGGAGTCCTGGTGCTGCTGCCGCCGGTGGCTCTGCTCGGCACCTATCTGTGGATGCGGGCGCAGCAGCCGCAGACCAGCGGCACCGTCGCCATCCCCGGCAGCGGCGCCCCGGCGGAGATCGTCCGCGACGACCGGGGCGTCGTCCACATCTTCGCCGCGACCGAGCGCGACGCCTACCGTGCGCTCGGCTATGCCCATGCCCAGGACCGGCTGTGGCAGATGGAGACGATGCGCCGGGCCGGCGCCGGCCGCTTGGCCGAGCTGATCGGCGTCAAGTACGGCGACTTCGCGCTGCGCAGCGACCGGTTGATGCGCACGCTGGGGGTCCGTCGCTCGGCAGAGGCGATGGCCGCCACCCTGTCGCCCGACGCCCGCGCCGCCTTCGACGCCTATGCCGAGGGCGTGAACGCCTATCTCGAAACGCGCTCCGAAGCGCTGCCGCTCGAATTCCAGCTTCTGCGCCACACGCCGGAGCCCTGGACCGTTGCCGACAGCCTGGTCTGGGCGAAGCTGATGGCGCTGCAGCTGTCCGCCAATTACCGGGACGAGCTGTTCCGTTCCCGCGTGCTGGAGCGGCTGTCGCCGCAGCAGATCGACGACCTGTTCCCGTCCGACCTCCCCGGTGCGCCCACCACGCTGGCCGGCGAGCTGCGCGGCATGGACATGCGGGACATGGTGCGCCGCACCCTGGCGGCCCTGCCGCAGATGGGCTTCGACACCGCGTCCAACGAATGGGTGCTGACCGGTGCGCGCACCACCACCGGCAAGCCGATCCTCGCCAACGACCCGCATCTGGGGCTGGAGGCGCCGATCCTCTGGTATCTCGCCCGCATCGTGACGCCGGGCTTCACCAGCGCCGGGGCCACCGTGCCGGGCGTGCCGCTGACCATCCTCGGCCACAACGGCAAGGTCGCCTGGGGCTTCACCACCACCCACAGCGACACCCAGGACCTGTTCGTCGAAAAGCCCGTCCCGCAGGATCCGAGCCGCTACCTGACCCCCGACGGCAGCGAACCCTTCGAGACGCGGGCGGAGACCATCGCCATTGCCGGCGAGCCGTCGCAGACGCTGACCGTGCGCAGCACGCGCCACGGCCCCGTCATCTCCGACCTGGACGCCCCGCCGGCCGGCGGGGCCGCACCCGGCGGCCCTGTGCTGGCGCTGTCCTTCCCCGGCCTTGCCGACGACGACACCAGTGCCGAGGCGCTCTACCGCCTGAACCACGCCGCAACAGCGGAAGCGGCGCGCGACGCGCTGCGCCTGCATGTCGCCCCGCAGCAGAATGTCGTCTATGCCGACGTGACCGGCGAGGTCGGCTTCATCACCCCCGGCCGGGTGCCGATCCGCCGCAAGGGCGACGGGCGCGTGCCGGTTCCGGGCTGGACCGGCGAGTATGACTGGACCGGCTTCCTGCCCTATTACGCGCTGCCGCAGGCGGTGAATCCGCCGTCGGGCCAGTTCGTCAACGCCAACAACGCGGTGGTCGGGCACGACTATCCCTACCGCCTCGCCACCGACTGGCCGGACCCGTCGCGCGCCAAGCGCATCGTCGAAATGCTGGGCGCCGGGCGCCATTCCGTCGAGGATGTCGCGCGCCAGCAGATGGACATCATCTCGCTGCCGGCCCGCGATTTCCTGCCGGAGCTGCTGAAATACCCGACGCCTCCGGGACTTGCGAGCGACGCGGCGGCGCTGCTGCGCGGCTGGGACGGGCGGATGGACCGCGAGCGGCCGGAACCGCTGATCTTCACCATGTGGCTGCGGGAGCTGGTGCGGGCGGTCTTCGCCGACGAACTCGGCGCCGATTTCGCCGCCTACTGGGATCTGCGGCCGGAAGCGCTGCGCCGCGTCATCCACGACCGGCCGGACTGGTGCGACGACGTCACCACCGCGCAGAAGGAAAGCTGCGCCGACATGATCGGCCGGTCGCTGGAGACCGCGGTGGCGACGCTGGCCGAGCGCCACGGCTCCCGCCCGAAGAGCTGGCGCTGGGGCGACGACCACAAGGCCGATCTCTCCCACCGGATGCTGGGCCGCCTGCCGGTGATCGGCGGGATGGCGGATGTGTCGGTGGAGACCGACGGCGACTTTTTCACCGTCAACCGCGGATCGACGACCATCCGCAGTTCCACGAATCCGTTCCGCCATGTCCATGGCGCCGGCTTCCGCGCGGTCTACGATCTGGCCGACCTGGACAATTCGCGCTTCGTGATCGCCACCGGCCAGTCCGGCAACATCTGGTCCCGCCATTGGGGCGATCTGGTGGAGATGTGGCGCGACGGCGGCGCGTTGCGTCTGGCCGGCGACCGTGGCACGCTGATCTCGGCAGGGGCGGAGGTGCTGACACTCACACCACGCAACACCGGGACACGCAACGAATGA
- a CDS encoding MHYT domain-containing protein, with the protein MPGQYDPLLVALSYVIAVFGGYVALDLANHARVGDGGLQSGGHGEMRGDVRRLAGAALALGAGIWSMHFIGMLAYRSDVPIGYDAGLTALSFLLAVAVSGAGLFAVARNRPRRFTLGVAGTLTGLGIVSMHYVGMAGMRMDMELSYDLLLVAVSIVIAIVASTVALWLAFRTRRPLQRAAGAVLLGLGVVAMHYTGMAAAGMEPVTELGAGGPALAPAHRAAHQPEMIVTDQGHALSSTLLAVMTGLGTLLLLCLALLSSLLDRRQQADRSAEQEARYRAIVDTAVDPIILIDDHGIVQSFNHAAEKTFGYRADEVIGRNVNMLMPEPYRTAHDGYLDRYHRTGERRIVGIGREVEGLRKDGSTFPLDLSVGEWHVGKRRMYTGIMRDITARKAAEEAILRARDEAEAARIEAVHARDDAQRADRAKTKFLAAASHDLRQPLQSLFFFAHALSDKLEGHPTAPLLASMTESLTGLRVMLDSLLDVSRLDAGVVKPSVTDFALGPLLDRLAEEYRIRAGESGLTLRHVPTSAWISSDPALLERILRNLIENAIRYTERGEILIGCLHRGGGLRLAVLDQGIGIPADKTEDIFQEFTQLANPERDRRKGLGLGLAIVRRLAGLLEHGVTVRSTPERGSGFFLDLPAAVPRPIPKPVRLPVEPARAKGLIVVVDDDTIILLSMRAMLEEWGYDVVAAVSADEAIQSLLNLGRQPAMIVADYRLREGRTGVEAIRDIYGVCGVRVPAVVLTGDTDPARIAEVQRSGHRLVHKPVSAPMLREILTSAA; encoded by the coding sequence GTGCCCGGCCAATACGATCCACTGCTCGTCGCCTTATCCTACGTCATCGCCGTGTTCGGCGGTTACGTCGCCCTTGATTTGGCAAATCACGCCCGTGTCGGCGACGGCGGTCTCCAGAGCGGCGGCCATGGGGAGATGCGCGGCGACGTGCGGCGGCTGGCCGGTGCGGCGCTGGCGCTGGGCGCCGGGATCTGGTCGATGCACTTCATCGGCATGCTGGCCTACCGCAGCGACGTGCCGATCGGCTACGATGCCGGGCTGACGGCGCTGTCCTTCCTGCTGGCGGTCGCGGTATCGGGTGCCGGGTTGTTCGCGGTGGCCCGCAACCGGCCGCGCCGCTTCACCCTCGGCGTCGCCGGAACACTCACCGGTCTCGGCATCGTCAGCATGCACTATGTGGGAATGGCGGGCATGCGCATGGACATGGAACTGTCCTACGACCTCCTTCTGGTCGCCGTCTCCATCGTCATCGCCATCGTCGCCTCGACGGTGGCCTTGTGGCTGGCCTTCCGCACCCGGCGCCCGCTGCAGCGCGCCGCCGGCGCCGTCCTGCTGGGGTTGGGCGTGGTGGCGATGCATTATACCGGCATGGCCGCCGCGGGCATGGAGCCGGTGACGGAGCTGGGTGCCGGCGGACCGGCCCTGGCGCCCGCCCACCGGGCTGCGCACCAACCGGAAATGATCGTCACCGACCAGGGACACGCGCTGTCCTCCACCCTTCTGGCCGTGATGACAGGGCTGGGGACGCTGCTGCTTCTGTGCCTCGCCCTGCTGTCCTCGCTGCTCGACCGCCGGCAGCAGGCGGACCGTTCGGCGGAGCAGGAGGCGCGCTACCGCGCCATCGTCGACACCGCGGTCGACCCCATCATCCTGATCGACGACCACGGTATCGTGCAGTCCTTCAACCACGCCGCGGAGAAGACTTTCGGCTACCGCGCCGACGAGGTGATCGGCCGCAACGTCAACATGCTGATGCCGGAGCCCTACCGTACCGCCCATGACGGCTATCTCGACCGCTACCACCGCACGGGAGAGCGGCGGATCGTCGGCATCGGCCGCGAGGTGGAAGGGCTGCGCAAGGACGGCAGCACCTTCCCGCTCGACCTGTCGGTCGGCGAATGGCATGTCGGCAAGCGGCGCATGTACACCGGGATCATGCGCGACATCACCGCCCGCAAGGCGGCGGAGGAGGCGATCCTGCGCGCCCGCGACGAGGCGGAGGCCGCGCGGATCGAGGCGGTGCACGCCCGCGACGACGCCCAGCGCGCCGACCGCGCCAAGACGAAGTTCCTGGCCGCCGCCAGCCACGACCTGCGCCAGCCGCTGCAGTCGCTGTTCTTCTTCGCCCATGCGTTGTCGGACAAGCTGGAGGGCCACCCGACCGCCCCGCTTCTGGCCAGCATGACCGAATCGCTGACCGGCCTGCGGGTGATGCTGGACAGCCTGCTGGACGTCTCGCGCCTGGATGCCGGGGTGGTGAAGCCCAGCGTCACCGACTTCGCGCTCGGCCCGCTGCTGGACCGGCTGGCGGAGGAATACCGCATCCGCGCCGGCGAATCCGGTCTGACGCTGCGCCATGTCCCGACCTCGGCCTGGATCAGCAGCGATCCCGCCCTGCTGGAGCGCATCCTGCGCAACCTGATCGAGAACGCCATCCGCTACACCGAACGGGGGGAAATCCTGATCGGCTGCCTGCATCGCGGCGGCGGGCTGCGGCTGGCGGTGCTGGACCAGGGCATCGGCATTCCCGCCGACAAGACCGAGGACATCTTCCAGGAGTTCACCCAGCTCGCCAACCCGGAGCGGGACCGGCGCAAGGGCCTGGGACTCGGCCTCGCCATCGTGCGGCGGCTTGCCGGGCTGCTGGAGCATGGCGTGACCGTGCGTTCCACGCCGGAGCGGGGCAGCGGCTTCTTCCTCGACCTGCCGGCGGCGGTGCCGCGCCCGATCCCGAAGCCGGTTCGCCTGCCGGTGGAGCCGGCGCGCGCCAAGGGCCTGATCGTGGTGGTCGACGACGACACCATCATCCTGCTGAGCATGCGGGCGATGCTGGAGGAATGGGGATACGACGTGGTCGCCGCGGTGTCTGCCGACGAGGCGATCCAATCGCTGCTGAACCTGGGACGCCAGCCGGCGATGATCGTCGCCGACTACCGCCTGCGCGAAGGCAGGACAGGCGTGGAGGCGATCCGCGACATCTATGGCGTCTGCGGCGTGCGCGTTCCCGCCGTGGTGCTGACCGGGGACACCGACCCCGCCCGCATCGCCGAGGTCCAGCGCAGCGGCCACCGCCTGGTCCACAAGCCGGTGTCCGCCCCGATGCTGCGGGAAATCCTGACTTCGGCAGCCTGA
- the cobD gene encoding threonine-phosphate decarboxylase CobD, translating to MAEDGTATKPRVTGGGGAGEGGVLLHGGDLDGARTAFPAAPEPWVDLSTGINPWPYPLPAVPPQAWTRLPGRAEEEALRVAAAACYGAPLAELVAAASGSQALIQLLPRLLPPGRVAVIEPTYAEHARCWSLAGHEVRSVEGTDIPITDAVDVLVMVNPNNPDGRLLPPERLLELAAAQAARGGWLVVDEAFADMEPEQSVARFAGRPGLVVLRSFGKFFGLAGLRLGIALAPAGLARALRDAAGPWAVSGPGLSIATAAFADGEWIARTRGKLDDAMARLRRLLSDAGLTVVGGTALFCLIEDRRAPDLYRALGEAGILVRRFDRRQDWLRFGLPGPEEAWQRLGVALGSHGNRGQGGDKVGTIQSSKKSAS from the coding sequence ATGGCCGAAGACGGCACGGCGACCAAGCCGCGCGTGACGGGTGGGGGCGGGGCGGGGGAAGGCGGCGTGCTGCTGCATGGCGGCGACCTGGACGGGGCCCGCACCGCCTTCCCGGCGGCGCCCGAGCCCTGGGTCGACCTGTCCACCGGCATCAACCCCTGGCCCTATCCGCTTCCCGCGGTCCCGCCGCAGGCCTGGACCCGGCTGCCCGGCCGGGCGGAGGAGGAGGCGCTGCGCGTGGCAGCCGCCGCTTGCTACGGCGCGCCGTTGGCGGAACTGGTGGCTGCCGCGTCGGGTTCGCAGGCGCTGATCCAGCTGCTGCCTCGCCTGCTGCCGCCCGGCCGGGTGGCGGTCATCGAGCCGACCTATGCCGAGCATGCCCGCTGCTGGTCGCTGGCCGGTCATGAGGTGCGCAGTGTGGAGGGCACGGACATCCCGATCACGGATGCCGTTGACGTTCTGGTCATGGTCAACCCCAACAACCCGGACGGCCGGCTCCTGCCGCCCGAACGGCTGCTGGAGCTGGCGGCGGCGCAGGCGGCGCGCGGCGGCTGGCTGGTGGTGGACGAGGCCTTCGCCGACATGGAGCCGGAGCAGAGCGTCGCCCGCTTCGCCGGACGGCCGGGGCTGGTGGTCCTGCGCTCCTTCGGGAAGTTCTTCGGGCTGGCTGGCCTGCGGCTGGGGATCGCGCTGGCGCCGGCCGGGCTGGCGCGGGCATTGCGCGATGCCGCCGGTCCCTGGGCGGTATCCGGCCCCGGCCTGTCCATCGCCACGGCGGCGTTCGCCGATGGGGAGTGGATCGCGCGGACGCGCGGCAAGCTGGACGACGCGATGGCGCGGCTGCGCCGGCTGCTGTCCGATGCCGGCCTGACGGTGGTCGGCGGCACCGCGCTGTTCTGCCTCATCGAGGATCGGCGGGCGCCCGACCTCTATCGTGCGCTGGGGGAGGCCGGGATCCTGGTGCGCCGGTTCGACCGGCGGCAGGATTGGCTGCGCTTCGGCCTGCCCGGCCCGGAGGAGGCCTGGCAGCGACTTGGCGTCGCACTCGGCAGCCATGGAAACCGGGGGCAAGGCGGGGACAAGGTCGGGACGATTCAATCAAGCAAAAAGTCAGCATCTTGA
- a CDS encoding threonine ammonia-lyase, giving the protein MTITLEDVRAAAARIAGHLPRTPTVEAPRLGDMAGCRLHVKLENLHATSSFKERGALNKLLSLGEAERRAGVIAMSAGNHAQAVACHATRLGIRSTIVMPAFTPFTKVERTETLGATVELHGETLSEAAAFAQDLAARDGLTFVHPYDDPLVAAGQGTAALELLEDVPDLDVLVVPIGGGGLIAGMATAARALRPDLEIVGVQCSLYPAVRQALAGQPITCGGATVAEGIAVKAPGALTLPIIRALVDDVVEVGEARLEEAVYRLATVQKQVAEGAGAAALAAVLEEPERYRGRRVGIVLSGGNIDSRIMAQVLMRGLVYEGRIVRLRIGITDAPGALARVTRLLGEAGANIVEVHHQRLFHNVPVKMAEVDVVLETRNQTHVETLIARMKDAGYPTSLMVEVG; this is encoded by the coding sequence ATGACCATAACTCTGGAGGACGTGCGCGCCGCGGCGGCGCGCATCGCGGGGCACCTGCCCCGGACGCCCACGGTAGAGGCGCCCCGCCTGGGGGACATGGCGGGATGCCGGCTGCATGTGAAGCTGGAGAACCTGCACGCCACCTCCTCCTTCAAGGAGCGCGGCGCGCTGAACAAGCTGCTGTCGCTGGGCGAGGCGGAGCGCCGCGCCGGCGTCATCGCCATGTCCGCCGGCAACCATGCCCAGGCGGTGGCCTGCCACGCCACGCGGCTCGGCATCCGTTCCACCATCGTCATGCCCGCCTTCACCCCCTTCACCAAGGTGGAGCGCACCGAGACTCTCGGCGCCACCGTCGAGTTGCATGGCGAGACGCTGAGCGAGGCCGCCGCCTTCGCCCAAGACCTCGCCGCGCGCGACGGGCTGACCTTCGTCCATCCCTACGACGACCCGCTGGTGGCCGCCGGCCAGGGCACCGCGGCGCTGGAACTGCTGGAGGATGTGCCGGATCTCGACGTGCTGGTGGTCCCCATCGGCGGCGGCGGGCTGATCGCCGGCATGGCGACCGCGGCCAGGGCGCTGCGGCCGGACCTTGAGATCGTCGGCGTCCAGTGCAGCCTCTACCCCGCGGTGCGGCAGGCGTTGGCCGGCCAGCCGATCACCTGCGGCGGCGCCACGGTGGCGGAGGGCATCGCGGTGAAGGCGCCCGGCGCCCTGACCCTGCCGATCATCCGCGCCCTGGTCGACGACGTGGTGGAGGTGGGGGAAGCCCGGCTGGAGGAAGCGGTCTACCGCCTCGCCACCGTGCAGAAGCAGGTCGCCGAAGGGGCCGGTGCCGCGGCGCTGGCCGCCGTGCTGGAGGAACCGGAGCGCTACCGCGGCCGCAGGGTCGGCATCGTGCTGTCGGGCGGCAACATCGATTCCCGCATCATGGCGCAGGTTCTGATGCGCGGGCTGGTCTATGAAGGGCGCATCGTCCGCCTGCGCATCGGCATCACCGACGCCCCCGGCGCACTGGCCCGCGTCACCCGCCTGCTGGGCGAGGCCGGCGCCAACATCGTCGAGGTCCACCACCAGCGCCTGTTCCACAATGTGCCGGTGAAGATGGCGGAGGTCGACGTGGTTCTGGAAACCCGCAACCAGACCCATGTCGAGACCCTGATCGCCCGCATGAAGGACGCCGGCTACCCGACCAGCCTGATGGTCGAGGTAGGCTGA
- the cbiB gene encoding adenosylcobinamide-phosphate synthase CbiB has translation MPLHPFLLAAALVIEAVAGYPDPLYTRIRHPVVWIGALIAQLDGALNRENDGFARRKAFGVLALAVLLLTVGGVAVAVAWACRLLPFGWLIEAALASTLLAQRSLHDHVAAVADGFRSGGLEGARKAVSMIVGRNPATLDEPAVARAAIESLAENFSDGVVAPAVWLLVGGLPGLALYKAINTADSMIGHRTPRHEAFGWAAARLDDLVNLPGSRLTALLLVGAARMMEGADPRQAWRSVRQDAHRHRSPNAGWPEAAMAGALDLRLGGPRVYGATRIEDVWLGAGRTAATPTDIGRALALYRRACGLLIGGALVLALLA, from the coding sequence GTGCCGCTTCATCCCTTCCTGCTCGCCGCCGCGCTCGTGATCGAGGCGGTGGCCGGCTATCCGGACCCACTCTATACCCGCATCCGCCACCCGGTGGTGTGGATCGGTGCGCTTATCGCGCAGCTCGACGGCGCACTCAACCGTGAGAATGACGGTTTCGCCCGGCGCAAGGCGTTCGGCGTGCTGGCGCTGGCGGTGCTGCTGCTGACGGTGGGCGGCGTGGCGGTGGCGGTGGCCTGGGCCTGCCGGCTGTTGCCCTTCGGCTGGCTGATCGAGGCGGCGCTCGCCTCCACCCTGCTGGCCCAGCGCAGCCTGCACGACCATGTGGCGGCGGTCGCCGACGGCTTCCGCAGCGGCGGGCTGGAGGGGGCGCGCAAGGCGGTGTCGATGATCGTCGGCCGCAACCCCGCCACGCTGGACGAGCCGGCGGTCGCCCGCGCCGCCATCGAAAGCCTTGCGGAGAATTTCTCCGACGGGGTGGTGGCGCCGGCCGTCTGGCTGCTGGTGGGGGGCCTGCCGGGACTGGCGCTCTACAAGGCGATCAACACCGCCGACAGCATGATCGGCCACCGCACGCCGCGGCACGAGGCCTTCGGCTGGGCTGCGGCGCGGCTGGACGATCTGGTCAATCTGCCGGGCTCCCGCCTGACCGCCCTGCTGCTGGTCGGGGCGGCCCGGATGATGGAGGGGGCCGACCCGCGGCAGGCGTGGCGGTCCGTACGGCAGGACGCCCACCGCCACCGCTCCCCCAACGCCGGCTGGCCGGAGGCGGCGATGGCCGGCGCGCTCGACCTGCGGCTGGGCGGCCCGCGCGTCTATGGCGCCACCCGCATCGAGGATGTCTGGCTCGGCGCCGGCCGCACCGCCGCGACTCCGACCGACATCGGCCGCGCCCTGGCGCTCTACCGTCGAGCCTGCGGTCTGCTGATCGGCGGAGCGCTGGTGCTGGCGCTGCTGGCCTGA